TAAAGAAGAGAAACCCCTGTTAAAGCTAAAATATTTAATTTTAAAAAGTTAGTTTTTAAATTAAGTTTTTTACTTTTTCCAGGTTGATTAAAAAATAAATAAAAAAGCGAGAGAAAAATAGATGCGGCAGCAAACCTTAAAAAAGCTAAAGTTATAGGCAGAAACTCATTCAAACCAATCCTTATAAAAATAAAAGATCCTGCCCAAATCAAAACTATAAGTAAACAAGCTAAAAAGTAACGTAAATTCAAATATGAACCCTCTTAAGGCATGATATATAATTTTAAGTTTAAGTAATTATAAAACTTAACAATAAAAATATAAAAACGAAGGGCGCTTTATTTTTTACATTTAAAGGTTGAATAAATAGAATACAAGTAACTTAATACTATTGAAGCTAAGCCTAAATAAAATAAAAATGAATTATAGCTTTTAAAAACAATGAATGCTAAACCAGTTATTAAAAAAGAAAAGCAAAAATATTGCATAAAGGACATTTATAACTCAAATTTTAATCCCTCATTAAATTTTCAAGCTCTTGTTAACCTGTATTCCAACTGTTTTTTATTCACCATCTAAAATAATTGTTGAAGTAATATAACGCTAGTTGTTATAGTTTTTAATCTCCCTTTCAAAAGTAAAATCGTTTATTCAATTTTAACTTAATAAGTTTTTCTCTATTTTTAAGTTTTAGTAACTGCTGTATAGTAAAGGCATATACTGAAGAATAAAAAACCTTAAATTTTAACAGCATTTCTTCATCGCTACGTAAATAAATTTATTTTCGATAGCGTAACATTCAAAAGTTAATGAAACGTATTCTTAGGGGTTAATTAATGAAGCTGAAGCTAACATTTGAATTAATTAAAAGTTGAATCAATCACTGTGAAGGAATTTGGTAAAAAATTAATCGAGATAAATCAGAAGCTTTAGATTTAGTAGTAAAGACAGCTATTAGAGTTAACAATTTAATTATGAAAGGGAATCGCATATATAAATATGGCTTAGCACTATTAATTAATTAAAAAACGTATGAAAAAAGATTTTGAGGAACAATATAAAAAAGCAGTTAAAGTTTTAGATAAACCCCTAAAAAATTTTGAATAAAAAATTAATATATTTCTTATTTTTCCTCCTTATTTATTATTTTTAGGAGGACAAAATAAATAAATGTTTCCAAATTGGCTATTTTGGTCTTTAATAGGGTTAATTCTTTGGGGCTTCTGGGGTTACACAAGTAAATTAGCAGCTGAACATGCAGGATGGAGTCGTTCAATAATCTTTTTTGGGTTAGGAGTAATGTTATCTACATTAATTTTAACTATAATATTAACAAAAAAATTTTCCACAGCTTTAACGGTTTTAAATAAAGGTTCATTTTATGCTTTAGCTTCTGGAATTACTTGTTTATTAGGAGCTGCTGCTGTTTATATAGCTCTTGAAGAAGGAAAAGCAGCTTTAGTAATTCCATTTACAGCTTTATATCCTTTAATTACAATTATACTTTCTATAATTTTGCTTAAAGAAAAAATTGGTTTAATGCAAGGTTTTGGAGTAATTCTCGCTATAATAGCTATGTTTCTACTGAGTAAATAAAATTTTTACTTTTAACTAAATGTTAAGGAAATCCAATCCCCAATATAATGACTCAAAACAATCACTATTAAAGCTATAATTAAATGTTCACCTATAACTTTCCAGCTTTTGACTTTCTGTTCTCTAGCCATATAAAAACTTAAAAATCCTATAAGCATTATTCCCCAAAGTATGCATATTATAATTGCACGTGAAAGAGGAAAAATTAAAATTGGAATAAGAAAGCTTAAAGCGAAAATAAATTTTGAAAAGAAAGTTGAAAATGTTGATTCCCAAATTTCTTTAGTTTCATGTTTTCCTTCAGATTCCTCAGAAATATGAATTCCTAATGCATCAGAAAAAGCGTCAGCAATAGCTATTGTTAATACACCACCTATAACAGCTAATCTTGAGTGAGTTCCAGAGTGAAGCCCAACCATTAACCCTAAAGTTGTTATTACACCTGAAGTTAAACCAAAACTAAAACCTGTTTTTAAGGAGTGTTTCATCTTCATTAATTTTAACCCCTATATTTTGCTAAAAAAGTGAAATAATAATTTCTCGCTTAAAAAACTTTTTAGAAAACATCGAAAAAGAATTTATTAACTAATAAAACTAAGTTTTTAAATTAAGCTTCATGTTGAGTGTTGAGTGAAAATGATTAAGAAAATTGATAAAAATTTAATTGAGCTTTTAATTGCTTTAACAATGATTTTTTCTTTTAGTATTTGGGAGCATATGCCAAATATTATACCTAACCATTATAGTGATATAACGAGTGTTTTCTGGAGAGAAGGGATAGGTCAAGGAGTTCATGCAATCCCTTATATCAATTTTATATTTGAATATCCTGTGATAGTGGGAATGCTTGTTTATTTATGTAGTTTCATTGCTAGAAGCTTTACTTCAAGTTTTTCATTAGCAATGGTTTATTACACGTTTTTAATGGATATAATACTTTATTTATTTACTATAGGCACAATAATAATTGTTTATAAAATTGTAGTATTTATTAATGGTGATAAAAGTAGGATTTGGAAGTACTTTCTTATAATGCCCTCTTTCATAATGTTTGTTGTTTATAATTGGGATATAATTGCTGTGTTTTTTACGGTTTTATCGCTTTACTTTTTTTTAATAGAAAAAAAGTTTAAAGCAGCTGTAGCTATAGGTTTAGGGGTTGCAAGCAAAGTTTATCCAGCTCTTCTTTTACCCGTTTACATGCTTGAGGTTAAAAACTGGAGAGAAAGGTTTGCTTTAATTTTAATAGCTTTAGGAACATTCATAATTTTAAATGCACCTTTTATTGCTTTAAATTTTAATGGTTGGCTTCAAACATGGCTTTATCACGCTTCATGGGGTATTGAAGATTCATGGTTAATCTTCTTTTTTAATCAAATGGATCCTAAAGCACATTATGTTGCTTTAGCAGTTTTAATATACTTGGTTTATAAGGCACTTTTAGAAACAAGCAAAAAATTTTATAGTTTTAAAAATGAAAGAGTTATTGAAAGAAGTTTTTTAATGAAGTTAGCATGGCTTTTCGGGAATTATGTTGTAACACCTCAAATGGCTTTGATGCTTCTTCCATTTTATGTTTTAATACCTTTTCTTCCAGCAGCATTAATATATTTAAGTGAAGTTTTAAATGCATTAATAATTGTTTTATGGTTTACACCAGAGTTGAATTTGGGTAATCCTTTAGTGGCTTCAAGTCCAGTTCAATGGATTTCAGCTTTTAGACAAATTATTTGGTTAACTTTATTTATTTACGTTATATTCAGAGAGAAAACAAGATTTTTAATAAAGAAACTTTTTGAAAGAGTAAAATCATAAAAGATATTAATCTAAAATTTTTTTGCAGCATATTCAACAGCGTTTTTAAATATAATTAAGCCATCCCCTTCTTTAGGTAACGAATTAAGTTTCGTCCATAATGGATGCATCCATTTATGAATAAACCTTTCTGGATGAGGCATTAAACCTAAAATGTTTCCTTCAGGATTGCATATTCCAGCTATGTTTCCTATTGAACCGTTTGGATTCCAAGGGAAACCTGCTAACTCACCTTTATCATTAACATATCTAAAAACTATTTGATTGTTTTCTTCAAGTTTTTTTAAACCTTCTTCGTTTATTACGAATTTTCCTTCAGCATGGGCAACTGGTAAAAAAATTATTTTGTTTAAGTTTTTTGTAAAAATACATTTTTTACTTTCAGGTTTTAAATAAACCCATCTATCATGGTACAAACCTATATTGTTAAAAGCTAATGTAGCTTCTTGTTTCTTCATTGGTTCCTCAAAAGCTGGGAGCAAACCTGTTTTAACTAAAACTTGAAAGCCATTACATATCCCTATAACTGGTTTACCTTCTTCAACAAATTGTTGAACCTCTTTTTTAAGTTTATATTTTATTTCATTCGCCCAAAGTTTAGCTGCTGCTATATCATCTCCATAAGAGAAGCCCCCTGGAAAAGCTAATACTTGATACTCTTCAAGATTCTTTCTTTTTTTATAAAATTCATTCATATGAATTATTTCTGGTTTAGCACCTGCAAGTTTAAAAGCGTAAGCTGTTTCAATTTCACAGTTTGTTCCAGCAACTCTAACTACAGCAACTTTAACGTTTTTATTCATGTTTAAATGTTCCACCAGCTTAATGGTTTTTTCCATGCATTTCTTAATGAGTTAATTTTATCCTCAATCACCGGATTACCGTTTAACCCATAAATTATAAAATCTCTTGTTTTGGTTATTTTACCTATTTTAGCATAAGTATTTCCTTGCATTATCTTTTTAAATTCTTTTTCTTTTGATTCTGGAACTTCAACTAAAATTCTACTGTTAGACTCTGAAAAAAGAATTTTATCATCTCTATTTAAGTTTATTGCTGGAACATTTTTTAATTGAATTTCCATTCCTAAATCCCCTGCAAAAGCCATTTCAGCAGCTGCTACAGCTAAACCTCCTTCTGAACAATCATGACAAGCTTTAATTAAACCTTTATCAATAGCTTTTAAAAGTGATTCATAAGCTTTTTTAGCTTTTTTAGGGTTAACTGTTGGAACAAAACCACCTTTAGAACCATAAAGTTTATAATAATATGATCCCCCTAATTCATCTTTTGTTTCTCCAATAATATAAATGTAGTTTCCAGCTTCTTTAACATCCATTGTAACAGCTTTTCTTACATCAGGGATTATTCCTATAGCTGATATAAGCAAAGTTGGTGGTATAGAAAAAGATTCTCCAGTCTCACTTGTATATTCATTATATAAGCTATCTTTTCCAGAAATAAATGGTGTTTCAAATCCTAAAGCTCCATCATAACAACCTTTAACTGCATAAACTAATTGACCAAGCCTATCTTCTTTTTCAGGATTTCCCCAACTAAAATTATCTAAAAGCGCTATTCTTCTTCCACCACAACATACATTATTCCTTATAGCTTCATCTATAACTGAAAGAGCCATATTATAAGGATCAATAGAATATCTTGGATTAACACCATTAGAAACAACTATCCCTCTCCAACTGTTTTCTAAAGGCTTCAAAACGCATGCATCACTTGGTCCTTCACCAACACCACATAAAGGTTTAATAATTGTATGAGCTTGAACTTCATGATCATATTGGCGAATAACCCATTCTTTACTAGCAACATTAGGATCGCTTAAAATCATTTTTAAATCTTCAGTAAAATCTTTTTTTTCTTTAATTTTTGGTTCTGGATAAATAGTTTTTTCCCATTTAGCAACTCTTTTTATTTTAGGTATCCCTTTATGAAGAAAATTCATATCCAGCTCTCCAACAATTTCACCATTAAATCTTAATATCAATTTGCGGTTATTTGTAAATTCACCAATAACTGTAGCTTCACATTCTTCCTCATTAAATACATTCAGTATTTTCTTTAAGTTTCTTTTAGGAACAGCTAAAATCATTCTTTCTTGAGATTCAGATATCCAAATTTCCCATGGAGCTAAACCTGCATATTTTAATGGAACCTTATCTAAATCAACTATAGCCCCAAGGTTTTTCCCCATTTCACCTATAGCTGAAGATAATCCACCCCCGCCACAATCTGTAACAGCTGAATAAAGAGGTTTTTTTTCTTTATCCCTAGCTTTAATTAAGGCGTCTAAAACCTTTTTTTCAATTATTGGATTTCCTATTTGAACAGCTCCAATAGCTACCTGCTCTGATTCAGAAGTTAACTCTAAAGAAGCAAATGTTACGCCATGAATTCCATCTCTACCTGTTTTTCCACCAACAAGAAGAATTAAGTCTCCAGGCTTAGGATTTTTAATATATTTTTTTGTTGGAAGAATTCCAACGCAACCTGCATAAACTAAAGGGTTACATAAGTAACCTTCATCGAAACCTATAGCTCCATTAGCTGTTGGAACCCCCATTTTGTTTCCGTAATCTCTTATTCCAGCTACAGCACCTTTCATCAATCTTTTAGGATGCATAACTCCTTTAGGGAGCTTTTCATAAGGATAATCTAAAGGACCGAAAAATAAAACGTTTGTTGAAAGAATGGGTTTAGCACTTACACCCATTATATCTCTAAAAACGCCTCCAGTTCCTGTTCCAGCTCCACCATAAGGATCTAACGCAGTTGGATGATTATGTGTTTCAACTTTAAAAGCTATACTGTATTCTTCATTAAACTTTACTATTCCAGCGTTATCAGAAAAAACGACGAGACACCAGGGTTTATTAAGTTTCTTAGTAACCTTTATAATATAAGATTTTAATAAACCATTTATTCTTTTGCCATTAAAAATTATTGTTCCTTTAAAAGTTTTATGATAACAATGCTCAGACCAAGTTTGAGCTATTGTATTTAATTCTACATCTGTTGGGTTTCTTTTTTTCCGTTTAAAATATTTTTGTATAGCTTTCATTTCATCTAAGCTTAAAGAAAGCATGTATTTCTTGCTTATTTCTAAAAGTTCAGCATTTCCTGCATTAAGGATTTTGATTTCTTCAACTTTCATTAATTTCATCACTTATAAAACCAGGTTAATTAAACATTAAAAAAATATTTTTATTTTTTAATGTTTGATTAATATTTCATTATTTTAATAATTTTATAGTTATGAATTATTGGGTTAGCTAAACATTTGTTGCAAATAATTTTTACATCATCTTCCGAAAGATTCCCCTTTAAAAGATAAGTCATCCCTGTTTTAACGTTTTTAACATTAAATACTCCTATTGTTTCTATACCTTTTTTAACGCTGTCAGCAACAGGATCTGTTACGCCAGGTTTAAAATTCACCTCAACAATCCAGTTAAACCCTTTGCACCATTCATTTTTTTCTTCATTAATCCAATAATCTTGAATTATTTCATCAATTAAAAGTTCTTTACAAATCTTTTCAATGTCAATATTTAAAGTTTCACTTTCAATCCAATATGTAGGCATAGAACGAATATTTTCTAAATTTGAAAAACCTAAATCTAAAATATCACTTTTTAAAATCCTACCTAAAGGATCGAAATTTTCATTTTTATAGCCAACTCTAACTATATAAATCATGTAATGCACCTTTTTAATGAAGAATAACCATGAAGATCTACTTTATTATAAAATTTAAATACTATTTATATTTTCACGTTTTTATATGCAATTTTACGTTACGTTAACTTTAAATTGCAATTTAAAATGCTATTACTGTTATGGTAAATGCTGCGAAGATTTTGGAGTTAAACTTGAAGGTTTAGAGGTGGATGATTCATTACCAACAACAATAAAATATGATGTTTCTCAACTTAAAAACTTCCTTAAAAACGATGATGATTTAACAATTATTTTTTATGGTGGAGAACCTTTACTTCAAATTGATAAAATGAAGTTAATTATGGATGAAGTCCCTGCAAAAAGGTTTATTCTTCAAACAAATGGTTTACTCTTAAATAATCTCGAAAAAAAGTATGTTGAGAAGTTTCACACAATTTTAGTTTCTATTGATGGAAATGAAAAATTAACAGATTACTATAGGGGAAAAGGAGTTTACAAAAAAATTATTGAAAACTTAAAGTTACTTAAGGATAAAGGTTTTAAAGGAGAATTAATCGCGAGAATGACTGTTTCAGATGCAACTGAAGATGTTTATAGACAGGTGCTTTGGCTTCTATTCAACCCAAATTATCAATTTAAATCTATTCATTGGCAGCTTGATGCGCTTTTCTGGAGAAATGACTTTAAAAAAAGGAATTTTCTTAAATGGGTTCTAGAAAAATATAATCCTCAAGTTAATAAGCTTATAGAATTTTGGGTTAAACATATGGAAAAATATGGTAAAGTGCTTAAAATTTACCCTTTTATAGGTTTAGTAAAATCTATGCTTTTAAAAGAAAAAACTAAACTTAGATGTGGCGCAGGTTGGACCACATTTAATATTCAAACAGATGGAAATATAACTCCATGCCCAGTTATGGCTGGAATAAAAAATTTTTATTTAGGAAATATTTGGGATACAACACCTAAAAAACTTAAAAATGCTATAATTAATTATGATAAACCATGTAATGAATGCTCATTCCTAAATTTATGTGGCGGAAGATGCTTATACGCTAATATAACGAAACTTTGGGGTGAAGAAGGATTTAAACAAGTGTGCTTAACAGTTAAAAATCTTATAATTACGTTAAAAAAAGCTTTACCTAAAATTAAAAAGCTTATTTCAAAAGGAAGAATAAACCTAGAGGATTTTCATTACCAAAAATTCAACAGCTGCGAAATAATTCCATAATTTTAAATAACTGCATACTTTTAATTCATTAAACCAATATTTTTACTTAAAAGCGGGCCCGCTGGGATTCATACTCAAATGGGTTCAAGTCCTATTACTTAGAAAGTTATAGCAAAAGGTTGAGCGGGGCTTAGATGAATTTTATAAAGGTTTAAGAAAATGTTTCTTCTTCCGCTTCAAAAACTACTTTGCTTAACTAATTTTATCACTTTGTTTAACCATATTCTTGTTTTAAGCCAGTTGTATTCATCAATTAATTTCGTTAACGATTTTCCTCCATATTTTCTTAATAAAGCTTCTTCTGGTTTTTCGTTTAAATATTTTTCAGAGTATTGCTTTAATAGCTTGTTGATTACCTCCTTCATTTTTGTAAGGAAGTTAAAGTATCCTTCCATTGTCATATCACATCCATAATATTTTGCTATTGCTCTGTCCCACATTACAAAAAAGCTTGGTTTAAGCAGATGAAGTATTTTTGAAGCGGATGTTGGTCCAACATATTTTATTGAGCTGAAGCTTTCGAAAGCATATTCAATCTTAGTTTTAACTTCATTTAAATTAGTATAGATTAATGAAGTTTCTAGCTCGTTTAAAATAGGCTTAAACTCGATTATTTTTCTGCAGAGCTCTTGCGGATTCAGCCTTATTGCCGATTGCTTAACACCCCAAAGCTCAAGAAAGCGTATTATATACCTATAAGTTGCGATAGAATCTAAAGAATCTAGATTAAGCTCTAAAAGTATTTTAAAGTAAAAAGAATCATCAAGAGTAAACAATACTTTCCATAATTCTAGGAGATCCTCAAACTCCTTTAAATTTACCTTACTCAAATACCTTTCCCCTAACAGAATTCTTATGTAAAGAACGTTTAAAACTAACTCGCATAATGAATTTAAAGATTTCAATCGGCTTAAAGGCTGAAAAGCATTTAGGCTTCCTTTCTAATTAACTTATATGTCAACTAAGCTTCATTTATAGCTTAAAATAGATTCGAAGGCTTAGATAAACCATGCCTTAAGCTTTAATGCGCTTTAAGCATGAATAGATAAACGTTGCTTATAAGCTAAATTAATGTTAATCGATAGCTCCTCTATCTTTAAAAGAGAATGAACAGTAAGCTTAAATCTAACGGAGAGAAACAAAAGTCCATCACCTTAGACGTTATAGTTTGCCTCTAAATGCTTTATCCAAATAGGTAATTCCTAACTAAGATAAGGAAATTTAGCTATTTTAAGGCTTTGTAGAGTAAGTTCCAACTTATTGTTTGGTTTTCTAAAATCCTTTGGCATTCTATTTAATACTACATATTTTTGTTTTACGCCTGCTTGAAGGGATATAAGAACTCCAATTTAATTTTGTTGATATCATACAGGCTGATGATGCTATATTTTGGATGCGTTCTAGGAATTTCGCTAATCAATTGTTTAAGCCTTTCTGAATTAATTTTAAACCATCCAACAATTCGTGAAAAGAACCAATCAAAATTACCAGCAGGTACCCAAGTTCTTTGAGGTTTACACCATGTCTCAACAAAGCTAAAGAGCATATCCAAAAATGAAAGTAAAGCTACTTTTTCTTTAATTATTTCCTTCACTTTATTATCTAAACTCATTAAATCTTCTCCCTTTATAGCTAGAAAGGCTATAACTGGTATTATTTCTTGGTTTTGTGTTTTAACCTTCTCTTTAATATCTTTAATTGCTTGGCTTAGATTATCAACTAAACGATGCATTTCCTCTTCTTTCCCCTTCTCCTCATAAGGAATCCATTCTTGACAAGTTATTGCGTAAATTTTGTTATTTGAAATAGCGAGAACATCCAAGTCGGTTGGACTTTTTCTTAACTTACCCTCCTTTGTTTTGCCAGCTCTTCTAAAGCTATAATCTCGAATTACTATTGGAGACTCGATAACTCTCTTAAAAAACTCTAATGTAAATTGCTCAAACTGGTCTCCAAATTCCTTTACCATAATTAAATTTATGGAAAAATACCAAATTTAAGCCTTTTTTAAATAAATTAAAAAAGTTACTATTGAGAAGAATAAGCTCATCCTTGCTTGAAATCCCCTCATTAGCTATCATAGGGGTTTCATACTCATCAGCAATACTTAAGCATTAGGCTTAAGCCATTATAGGCTAACCAAGAATGCAAAACCTTCTTAAACCTAACAATATATGAGTCAATCTTCCAATTCTATCTTGCAGTTAACTTCCTTATATTCCTTTAAAAATCAAGTTTTCTCAAATATAAGGATTAAAATGTTAATGATTGGATAGAATTTATCGATAAATAAGAATTTCATTCTAAATAGCATGAAGCTTCT
This is a stretch of genomic DNA from Candidatus Bathyarchaeota archaeon. It encodes these proteins:
- a CDS encoding DUF2029 domain-containing protein, giving the protein MIKKIDKNLIELLIALTMIFSFSIWEHMPNIIPNHYSDITSVFWREGIGQGVHAIPYINFIFEYPVIVGMLVYLCSFIARSFTSSFSLAMVYYTFLMDIILYLFTIGTIIIVYKIVVFINGDKSRIWKYFLIMPSFIMFVVYNWDIIAVFFTVLSLYFFLIEKKFKAAVAIGLGVASKVYPALLLPVYMLEVKNWRERFALILIALGTFIILNAPFIALNFNGWLQTWLYHASWGIEDSWLIFFFNQMDPKAHYVALAVLIYLVYKALLETSKKFYSFKNERVIERSFLMKLAWLFGNYVVTPQMALMLLPFYVLIPFLPAALIYLSEVLNALIIVLWFTPELNLGNPLVASSPVQWISAFRQIIWLTLFIYVIFREKTRFLIKKLFERVKS
- a CDS encoding TIGR04084 family radical SAM/SPASM domain-containing protein; its protein translation is MQFYVTLTLNCNLKCYYCYGKCCEDFGVKLEGLEVDDSLPTTIKYDVSQLKNFLKNDDDLTIIFYGGEPLLQIDKMKLIMDEVPAKRFILQTNGLLLNNLEKKYVEKFHTILVSIDGNEKLTDYYRGKGVYKKIIENLKLLKDKGFKGELIARMTVSDATEDVYRQVLWLLFNPNYQFKSIHWQLDALFWRNDFKKRNFLKWVLEKYNPQVNKLIEFWVKHMEKYGKVLKIYPFIGLVKSMLLKEKTKLRCGAGWTTFNIQTDGNITPCPVMAGIKNFYLGNIWDTTPKKLKNAIINYDKPCNECSFLNLCGGRCLYANITKLWGEEGFKQVCLTVKNLIITLKKALPKIKKLISKGRINLEDFHYQKFNSCEIIP
- the purQ gene encoding phosphoribosylformylglycinamidine synthase subunit PurQ, which translates into the protein MNKNVKVAVVRVAGTNCEIETAYAFKLAGAKPEIIHMNEFYKKRKNLEEYQVLAFPGGFSYGDDIAAAKLWANEIKYKLKKEVQQFVEEGKPVIGICNGFQVLVKTGLLPAFEEPMKKQEATLAFNNIGLYHDRWVYLKPESKKCIFTKNLNKIIFLPVAHAEGKFVINEEGLKKLEENNQIVFRYVNDKGELAGFPWNPNGSIGNIAGICNPEGNILGLMPHPERFIHKWMHPLWTKLNSLPKEGDGLIIFKNAVEYAAKKF
- the purS gene encoding phosphoribosylformylglycinamidine synthase subunit PurS yields the protein MIYIVRVGYKNENFDPLGRILKSDILDLGFSNLENIRSMPTYWIESETLNIDIEKICKELLIDEIIQDYWINEEKNEWCKGFNWIVEVNFKPGVTDPVADSVKKGIETIGVFNVKNVKTGMTYLLKGNLSEDDVKIICNKCLANPIIHNYKIIKIMKY
- the purL gene encoding phosphoribosylformylglycinamidine synthase subunit PurL; translation: MKVEEIKILNAGNAELLEISKKYMLSLSLDEMKAIQKYFKRKKRNPTDVELNTIAQTWSEHCYHKTFKGTIIFNGKRINGLLKSYIIKVTKKLNKPWCLVVFSDNAGIVKFNEEYSIAFKVETHNHPTALDPYGGAGTGTGGVFRDIMGVSAKPILSTNVLFFGPLDYPYEKLPKGVMHPKRLMKGAVAGIRDYGNKMGVPTANGAIGFDEGYLCNPLVYAGCVGILPTKKYIKNPKPGDLILLVGGKTGRDGIHGVTFASLELTSESEQVAIGAVQIGNPIIEKKVLDALIKARDKEKKPLYSAVTDCGGGGLSSAIGEMGKNLGAIVDLDKVPLKYAGLAPWEIWISESQERMILAVPKRNLKKILNVFNEEECEATVIGEFTNNRKLILRFNGEIVGELDMNFLHKGIPKIKRVAKWEKTIYPEPKIKEKKDFTEDLKMILSDPNVASKEWVIRQYDHEVQAHTIIKPLCGVGEGPSDACVLKPLENSWRGIVVSNGVNPRYSIDPYNMALSVIDEAIRNNVCCGGRRIALLDNFSWGNPEKEDRLGQLVYAVKGCYDGALGFETPFISGKDSLYNEYTSETGESFSIPPTLLISAIGIIPDVRKAVTMDVKEAGNYIYIIGETKDELGGSYYYKLYGSKGGFVPTVNPKKAKKAYESLLKAIDKGLIKACHDCSEGGLAVAAAEMAFAGDLGMEIQLKNVPAINLNRDDKILFSESNSRILVEVPESKEKEFKKIMQGNTYAKIGKITKTRDFIIYGLNGNPVIEDKINSLRNAWKKPLSWWNI
- a CDS encoding EamA family transporter — encoded protein: MFPNWLFWSLIGLILWGFWGYTSKLAAEHAGWSRSIIFFGLGVMLSTLILTIILTKKFSTALTVLNKGSFYALASGITCLLGAAAVYIALEEGKAALVIPFTALYPLITIILSIILLKEKIGLMQGFGVILAIIAMFLLSK